Proteins encoded together in one Nostoc sp. PCC 7524 window:
- a CDS encoding ParB N-terminal domain-containing protein, which translates to MPTVPIDQIKIGHNRRPVKGDKVDELKESIKANGLLNPITVDQKLNLIAGLHRLTACKLLGLEAIECNIVAYAGADQARLAEIDENLIRNELEPLERSELWLERDQILERMGLRAKVGDNQHTLKGGETISPPPKRTLELAREAGYSERTFQHGKQIAKGIHPEVKQLIKGTPIADSPTALLKIARAGTKELTLAAAAQQAGELALAKGDIAEAQRQAQLVDELKSQQKAAQILAYKSAMAQKEAKLAVKKTQSQSEQLAISSPNPIIQAGDEWILGRHLVYCGDTSQQEFRNLLPSDAALAIATLSPTWEHNYLVDEARVVAVLRSEGHIYDFYKNNQMPFQYELLLGNLYIGIFSHQIIPKPQTTINVEGVEGIINYLLNLYTSPNNFVIAPFMGHGEILISCERLGRICFIGDSNQELVSRGLMRWQQWTGKPSQKISFVS; encoded by the coding sequence ATGCCTACAGTACCCATCGACCAAATTAAAATCGGTCACAACCGCCGTCCGGTCAAGGGTGACAAGGTTGATGAACTGAAGGAGTCTATTAAGGCTAATGGTTTACTGAACCCCATCACAGTAGACCAAAAGCTGAATTTGATTGCTGGATTACATCGGCTGACAGCTTGTAAATTGCTGGGACTAGAGGCAATTGAGTGCAATATTGTCGCTTATGCAGGTGCTGACCAGGCGCGGTTGGCAGAGATTGACGAAAATTTAATTCGCAATGAGTTAGAACCTCTAGAACGTTCAGAATTATGGTTAGAACGTGACCAAATTCTCGAACGTATGGGTTTGCGGGCGAAGGTGGGAGACAATCAACATACCCTCAAAGGTGGTGAAACGATTTCACCACCACCAAAAAGAACTTTAGAGTTAGCGAGGGAAGCTGGCTACTCAGAACGCACCTTTCAGCATGGTAAGCAAATTGCTAAAGGTATTCACCCCGAAGTTAAACAGTTAATTAAGGGTACACCCATCGCTGATAGTCCCACCGCACTGTTAAAAATAGCTAGGGCGGGGACAAAAGAACTGACTTTAGCAGCAGCAGCACAACAGGCTGGAGAGTTAGCCCTGGCTAAAGGAGATATTGCAGAAGCCCAACGGCAAGCGCAATTAGTAGATGAGTTGAAATCCCAGCAAAAAGCAGCACAGATATTAGCTTACAAAAGTGCTATGGCGCAAAAAGAGGCTAAGTTAGCTGTCAAGAAAACTCAAAGTCAATCAGAACAACTAGCGATATCTTCCCCTAATCCCATCATTCAAGCAGGTGATGAATGGATATTAGGCAGACATTTAGTCTATTGTGGCGATACCTCCCAGCAGGAATTTCGTAACTTATTACCTTCAGATGCGGCGCTGGCGATCGCTACTCTCTCACCCACCTGGGAGCATAATTACTTGGTAGATGAAGCCAGAGTTGTGGCTGTTCTGCGTTCTGAAGGACATATTTATGATTTTTACAAAAATAATCAAATGCCCTTTCAATACGAATTATTATTAGGCAATCTTTACATAGGAATTTTTTCTCATCAAATCATCCCCAAACCCCAAACCACAATTAATGTCGAAGGTGTGGAAGGAATTATTAATTATTTGCTCAATTTGTACACCAGTCCTAATAATTTTGTGATTGCTCCATTTATGGGACATGGTGAAATTCTCATTAGTTGCGAAAGATTAGGTCGGATTTGTTTTATTGGTGACAGCAATCAAGAATTAGTTAGCCGTGGACTGATGCGGTGGCAACAATGGACAGGTAAACCATCTCAGAAAATAAGTTTTGTTTCTTAA
- a CDS encoding ABC exporter membrane fusion protein yields the protein MEVNKERLRQLFNKPQGRWRLILAASITLATGLVTFYSFSPNKFRTQDQAPAANPPKVAPVKVAVTALGRLQPEGRVTTLSAPSSTNGIRVEKQLVKEGEEVKAGQVLAYLEDYTRATAALEQALNKLQIAKSQLAQVKAGAKPGDIEAQKATIARLQSQLKGEVAAQEATISRIQAEFNNAQTENDRYQKLLREGAVPASVADTRALQLKTAQQQLTEAKATLSRTQNTLSDQIKEAKARLNSIREVRTVDVELAQNEVKSAVTAVKQAKADQELTYIKAPIDGKILKIHAKTGEAIGTNGFADIGKTSQMYVIAEVYQTDIQKVRLGQKAIITSPAFSGKLHGSVQSIGLQVDRQSIFSINPTTDTDRRIVEVKISIDNPADSQRVERLTNLQVDVAIQI from the coding sequence ATGGAAGTCAATAAGGAACGCCTACGCCAGTTATTTAACAAACCTCAAGGTCGGTGGCGGTTAATCTTAGCAGCATCAATCACTTTAGCGACTGGATTAGTAACCTTCTACAGTTTTTCCCCAAACAAATTTCGTACTCAAGATCAGGCTCCTGCCGCCAATCCTCCCAAGGTTGCACCCGTGAAAGTTGCTGTTACAGCCTTGGGACGTTTGCAACCAGAAGGCAGAGTCACCACTTTATCCGCGCCTAGTTCTACCAACGGTATCAGGGTAGAAAAACAGTTGGTCAAAGAAGGAGAAGAGGTCAAAGCTGGGCAAGTATTGGCTTACCTAGAAGATTATACTCGCGCTACAGCAGCTTTAGAACAAGCATTAAATAAACTGCAAATAGCTAAATCTCAACTAGCACAGGTAAAAGCTGGAGCTAAACCAGGGGACATTGAAGCGCAAAAAGCTACCATAGCTCGTTTACAGTCGCAATTAAAAGGAGAAGTTGCAGCGCAAGAAGCCACAATCAGCCGTATTCAAGCCGAATTTAATAATGCTCAAACAGAAAACGATCGCTATCAAAAATTACTCCGGGAAGGAGCTGTTCCCGCTTCCGTAGCCGATACTAGAGCTTTACAACTGAAAACAGCACAACAACAACTAACAGAAGCCAAAGCGACTCTCAGCCGTACACAAAACACCCTTTCCGACCAAATCAAAGAAGCCAAAGCCAGACTCAACAGTATTCGAGAGGTACGAACTGTAGATGTAGAGTTGGCACAAAATGAAGTTAAAAGTGCAGTAACAGCCGTCAAACAAGCGAAAGCAGACCAGGAGCTAACCTATATTAAAGCTCCCATAGACGGCAAAATCTTAAAAATTCATGCCAAAACAGGGGAAGCGATCGGTACTAATGGATTCGCTGATATCGGTAAGACATCACAAATGTATGTGATTGCAGAAGTGTATCAAACCGATATACAAAAAGTGCGTCTAGGTCAAAAAGCGATCATCACTAGCCCTGCATTTAGCGGTAAATTGCATGGCAGCGTTCAATCAATTGGTTTGCAAGTAGATAGACAAAGCATCTTCAGCATCAACCCCACCACGGACACAGACCGCAGAATCGTTGAAGTCAAAATCTCCATCGATAATCCCGCAGACAGTCAACGGGTAGAGCGGTTAACTAATTTACAGGTAGATGTAGCTATTCAGATTTAG
- the devC gene encoding ABC transporter permease DevC — translation MNFKIPLAWLQLVQQKLRFLVAVAGIAFIVLLMFVQLGFQDALYSSATAVHQSLRGDLFLVSSQYKALTANQSFSRTRLYQTLGFDGVQSVNTLYLQFAKLKNPATGEKYSIYVMGFDPGQSVLNIPEVEQNLDRLKIPDFMLFDRDSRPEFGPIAANFDKGNTEQTIEIFPFDGPRGYRVRVAGLFSLGPSFGVDGNLIVSDSTFLRINPNTRPVERIDIGIITLNPEADKDKVLANLQANLPNDVRVFDRQGFIDFEKQYWSARTPIGFILNLMLTMASVVGVVIVYQILYSNIATQFIAYATLKAIGYPNSYLLNVVFQQALILALLAYIPGFLVSVALYNFAMEATKLPIMMTANNALIVFISAVLMCITSGALAINKLRSADPADIF, via the coding sequence ATGAATTTTAAAATTCCTTTGGCATGGCTACAGCTAGTCCAACAAAAACTGCGTTTTTTAGTGGCTGTAGCTGGGATTGCCTTCATTGTTTTGCTAATGTTTGTGCAACTTGGTTTCCAAGATGCCCTTTATTCTAGTGCTACAGCCGTACACCAGAGTCTTAGAGGTGACTTATTTTTAGTTAGTTCTCAATATAAAGCGTTAACTGCAAATCAAAGTTTTTCTCGGACTCGTTTGTACCAAACTTTAGGGTTTGATGGTGTGCAATCAGTTAACACCTTGTATTTGCAATTTGCAAAATTGAAAAACCCTGCTACTGGTGAAAAATATTCTATCTATGTGATGGGTTTCGATCCAGGACAATCTGTGTTGAATATTCCTGAAGTCGAGCAAAATTTAGATAGACTAAAAATTCCTGATTTCATGTTGTTTGATAGGGATTCCAGACCGGAGTTTGGCCCGATTGCGGCAAATTTTGACAAAGGCAATACCGAACAGACGATTGAAATTTTTCCTTTTGATGGACCCAGAGGTTACAGAGTTAGAGTGGCTGGGTTATTTAGCTTAGGCCCTTCCTTTGGTGTAGATGGTAACTTAATTGTCAGTGACTCCACTTTTCTTCGCATCAATCCCAACACTCGCCCCGTTGAGAGAATCGATATAGGTATCATCACCCTCAATCCTGAAGCTGATAAAGACAAGGTTTTAGCTAATTTACAAGCTAATTTACCGAATGATGTCAGGGTTTTTGATCGCCAAGGTTTCATTGATTTTGAAAAGCAATATTGGTCTGCTAGAACACCAATAGGTTTTATTCTCAACCTCATGCTGACAATGGCTTCAGTCGTAGGTGTGGTAATTGTCTATCAAATTCTCTACAGCAATATTGCCACACAATTTATTGCTTATGCCACATTAAAAGCTATTGGTTATCCCAATTCTTATCTCTTAAATGTGGTTTTTCAACAAGCTTTAATCTTAGCATTATTAGCTTATATACCAGGCTTTCTAGTTTCTGTGGCTTTGTATAATTTTGCAATGGAAGCTACAAAGTTACCAATTATGATGACTGCGAATAATGCCTTAATTGTCTTTATCTCCGCAGTTTTAATGTGTATCACTTCTGGCGCACTTGCTATTAACAAACTTCGTTCCGCAGACCCGGCAGATATTTTTTAG